The Corynebacterium qintianiae genome has a window encoding:
- a CDS encoding helix-turn-helix transcriptional regulator produces MSGPRNKIGKPASEDPVLIALGEQIACARRAAGRLQQEVAEAAGVSRSTLHTIEHGGAGVRWEKVAAVAAALGLAMTFEPR; encoded by the coding sequence ATGTCAGGTCCCCGCAACAAGATCGGCAAACCGGCGAGCGAAGATCCGGTGCTCATCGCCCTGGGTGAGCAGATCGCGTGTGCGCGGCGCGCTGCCGGCCGGTTGCAGCAGGAAGTCGCCGAGGCCGCTGGTGTGTCCCGCTCCACCCTTCACACGATCGAGCACGGTGGCGCGGGTGTGCGTTGGGAAAAGGTTGCCGCCGTTGCGGCTGCGCTTGGCCTGGCGATGACTTTCGAGCCCCGCTAG